The following are from one region of the Stigmatella ashevillena genome:
- a CDS encoding SRPBCC family protein, whose product MSTSTSLKVTTPSDREIRVERIFHAPRERVWKALTDPQLVAQWWGRGNKLVVERFEPERGGHWRFVEHSADGGVHGFEGRFREVVAPERVVQTFEWDGMPGHVAVDTMTLEDLGDGRTKLVSVSLFHTTEDRDGMLQSGMEGGLSDSYAALDKVLVSLG is encoded by the coding sequence ATGAGCACGTCCACATCCCTGAAGGTGACCACCCCCTCGGACCGGGAGATCCGCGTGGAGCGCATCTTCCACGCGCCCCGCGAGCGCGTCTGGAAGGCGCTGACGGACCCCCAACTCGTTGCGCAGTGGTGGGGACGCGGCAACAAACTCGTCGTCGAGCGCTTCGAGCCCGAGCGCGGCGGCCACTGGCGGTTCGTCGAGCACTCCGCCGATGGGGGCGTTCACGGGTTCGAGGGACGGTTTCGTGAGGTGGTCGCGCCCGAGCGCGTCGTCCAGACCTTCGAGTGGGACGGGATGCCCGGCCACGTGGCCGTGGACACGATGACGCTGGAGGACCTGGGAGACGGCCGGACGAAGCTCGTGTCGGTGTCGCTGTTCCATACCACCGAGGATCGCGACGGCATGCTCCAGTCGGGCATGGAGGGCGGCCTCAGCGACAGCTACGCGGCACTCGACAAGGTGCTCGTTTCGCTCGGGTGA
- a CDS encoding metal-dependent hydrolase has product MDNLTHGLMGLALGALRRPDAADSPLSATDKAVLLGCVLAAELPDLDNLLPSENSVVHALQAHRGLSHALVFTPVIAGAATLVAKGLFRSARMGPVYLFSLLSVAFAHLLADLWTGWGTRVLLPFSAQRWTLDWTMVVDPWVTLPLLAGALWAWLRREQWRRALLWGLVGTVAYLGVRVSLQTVLSHRVRGAWPAAERVQVFPAWLSLTTWRYVVVLPSEYVTGTVALGSAPHEQRRWPRPGPEAVPASARNLPTVREALAWARFPLVSTAPQPEGGTELRIGDLRYHLGGEPTLQFILELSPQGELRAARLDRGGSAASLLRRWRTPEPAPGAPTPEG; this is encoded by the coding sequence GTGGACAACCTCACGCACGGACTGATGGGCCTGGCCCTCGGTGCGCTGCGGCGGCCGGACGCCGCCGACTCACCGCTCTCCGCCACGGACAAGGCCGTGCTGCTCGGGTGTGTCCTGGCCGCGGAGCTGCCGGACCTGGACAACTTGCTGCCCTCCGAGAACTCCGTCGTCCATGCGCTCCAGGCCCACCGGGGGCTCTCGCACGCCCTGGTGTTCACCCCCGTCATCGCGGGGGCCGCCACCCTGGTGGCCAAGGGCCTCTTCCGCTCTGCCCGAATGGGCCCCGTGTACCTCTTCAGCCTGCTCTCGGTGGCGTTCGCGCACCTGCTGGCCGACCTGTGGACGGGCTGGGGCACGCGCGTGCTGCTCCCCTTCTCCGCTCAGCGCTGGACGCTGGACTGGACGATGGTGGTGGACCCCTGGGTCACCCTGCCGCTGCTCGCGGGAGCGCTCTGGGCGTGGCTCCGACGAGAACAGTGGCGGCGGGCCCTGCTCTGGGGGCTGGTGGGCACGGTGGCCTACCTGGGCGTGCGCGTCTCGCTGCAAACCGTCCTGAGCCACCGGGTGCGCGGTGCCTGGCCTGCCGCGGAACGGGTGCAGGTCTTCCCCGCCTGGCTGTCGCTCACCACCTGGCGCTATGTGGTGGTGCTTCCCAGCGAGTACGTCACCGGCACCGTGGCCCTGGGCAGTGCCCCGCACGAGCAGCGCCGGTGGCCCCGGCCCGGGCCCGAGGCAGTCCCGGCCTCCGCCCGGAACCTCCCCACCGTGCGCGAGGCGCTGGCCTGGGCGCGCTTTCCCCTCGTCTCCACCGCGCCCCAGCCCGAAGGGGGCACCGAGCTGCGCATCGGAGATCTGCGCTACCACCTGGGAGGCGAGCCCACGCTTCAGTTCATTCTGGAACTGAGCCCCCAGGGTGAGTTGCGCGCCGCCCGGCTGGATCGCGGAGGAAGCGCCGCCTCGTTGCTGCGCCGCTGGCGGACCCCGGAGCCTGCCCCTGGCGCACCCACGCCGGAGGGGTGA